The Sulfitobacter donghicola DSW-25 = KCTC 12864 = JCM 14565 genome has a segment encoding these proteins:
- a CDS encoding ornithine cyclodeaminase family protein, translating into MSNIPFIPFEAGEKLLDWIGLTDALAAGHKLARAEIGDTFLYRDPDTLLSRAAWIDGMGMAVKSATVFPNNTKQGKPNINGGVSLYSDADGTLEAIIDFHLVTKWKTAGDSLLAARRLARPDASKILLVGAGAVAQSLHEAYSAVFPNASFTIWSRTRASAETLAATLPNVSVADDLETAIKSADIIGSATMATDPVIKGAWLQPGQHLDLIGAYRPDMREVDDEALQRARLFVDSVDTTIGHIGELKIPLEAGAISREDIIADFYNLDAFKRTSADEITICKNGGGAHLDLMTSKYILDQWRKVT; encoded by the coding sequence ATGAGCAACATTCCCTTTATCCCGTTTGAGGCTGGTGAAAAGCTTCTCGATTGGATTGGCCTGACGGATGCATTGGCCGCAGGTCACAAACTGGCCCGCGCCGAGATAGGTGACACATTTTTATACCGTGATCCCGACACTCTGCTTAGCCGTGCCGCATGGATTGACGGCATGGGTATGGCGGTCAAGTCAGCCACGGTTTTCCCCAACAACACCAAACAGGGCAAACCCAACATCAACGGCGGGGTTAGTCTCTATTCCGATGCCGATGGCACATTGGAAGCGATCATAGACTTTCACCTTGTGACCAAATGGAAAACCGCAGGCGATAGCCTGCTGGCGGCGCGGCGTTTGGCGCGGCCCGATGCCTCGAAAATCCTGTTGGTGGGTGCTGGTGCGGTGGCACAATCCCTGCACGAAGCTTACAGCGCGGTTTTCCCGAATGCTTCCTTTACGATCTGGAGCAGAACCCGTGCCAGTGCCGAAACGCTTGCCGCCACATTGCCAAATGTCTCGGTGGCTGATGATTTGGAAACCGCCATTAAATCTGCCGACATTATCGGCAGCGCCACGATGGCAACTGACCCAGTGATCAAAGGCGCTTGGCTTCAACCTGGTCAGCATCTGGACCTGATCGGCGCCTATCGCCCTGACATGCGGGAAGTGGACGACGAGGCCCTTCAACGTGCACGCCTGTTTGTCGACAGCGTGGACACCACAATCGGCCATATCGGAGAGTTAAAAATACCGCTTGAGGCTGGGGCCATCTCTCGTGAAGACATCATAGCCGATTTTTACAATCTGGATGCCTTCAAACGCACCTCAGCCGATGAGATCACCATCTGTAAAAACGGCGGCGGGGCGCATCTGGATTTGATGACCAGCAAATATATCCTTGATCAGTGGCGCAAGGTCACGTGA